One genomic segment of Bacteroides caccae includes these proteins:
- a CDS encoding tyrosine-type recombinase/integrase — translation MKKNRFSTCASNYIDCLRKEGRYSTAHVYKNAVRSFSQFCGTQSIEFTKINRENLKRYSNYLTASRLKPNTISTYMRMLRCIYNRGVDARQAPYVHGLFRDVFTGVDTRQKKALPLSELHTLLNKDPQTETLRHTQAIANLLFQFGGMPFVDLAHLEKSNLNQGLLKYNRMKTGTPMSVEIIDSAYELLSLLRNNHSSSCSDRPDYLFHILSGEYKRGEEGAYREYQSALRKFNNHLKSLSRKLRLHSSVTSYTLRHSWATTAKYRGVPIEMISESLGHKSIKTTQIYLKGFELEERTKVNKQNYYYVRRFKIA, via the coding sequence ATGAAGAAAAATCGATTTTCTACTTGTGCAAGCAACTATATTGATTGTTTGCGAAAGGAGGGCCGTTATTCTACGGCCCATGTGTATAAGAATGCGGTCCGTTCTTTCTCGCAGTTTTGTGGTACGCAGTCTATTGAGTTTACCAAAATAAACCGCGAAAACTTAAAAAGGTATAGCAATTACCTGACGGCCTCCCGTTTAAAGCCAAATACGATATCTACGTATATGCGTATGTTGCGTTGTATCTATAATAGGGGAGTGGATGCTCGTCAGGCTCCGTATGTACATGGCTTGTTTCGTGATGTGTTTACCGGAGTTGATACCCGCCAGAAGAAAGCACTTCCTTTGAGTGAGCTTCATACGTTGCTTAACAAAGATCCGCAGACGGAGACACTTCGCCATACGCAGGCCATTGCTAATTTACTGTTTCAGTTTGGTGGTATGCCTTTCGTTGATCTGGCTCATCTGGAGAAGTCAAATTTGAATCAGGGGCTCTTGAAGTATAACCGTATGAAAACCGGTACTCCCATGAGTGTGGAGATTATAGATTCTGCTTATGAGTTACTTTCTTTGCTTCGTAATAATCATAGTTCATCTTGTTCCGACCGTCCCGATTATCTTTTCCATATATTGAGTGGAGAGTATAAAAGGGGGGAAGAAGGTGCGTATCGTGAGTATCAGTCTGCATTACGGAAATTCAATAATCATCTGAAAAGTTTATCCCGTAAGCTGAGGTTGCATTCGTCTGTAACATCTTATACTTTACGGCATTCCTGGGCTACTACTGCTAAATATAGGGGTGTTCCTATTGAGATGATCAGTGAGTCACTAGGGCATAAATCAATTAAGACAACTCAGATTTATTTGAAAGGTTTCGAATTGGAAGAACGCACAAAAGTAAATAAACAAAATTATTATTACGTTAGAAGATTTAAAATAGCCTGA
- a CDS encoding alpha-N-acetylglucosaminidase — translation MKKPLLLLLCLFTVIGYAKDPHIKAVYALIERVTPGYGKQIKLQLIDPANGEDVYEISSEKGKVLLKGNNAIALSTAFNQYLKYTCNAHVSWLGNQLNLPENLPLPQKTIRNTINGKYRVYMNYCTVSYTAAYWDWERWQREIDFMAMNSINMPLATVGLEAVWYNTLLKHRFTDEEARRFLAGPGHAAWQWMQNLQSYGGPLPKSWIDKHIILAKKIIDRERELGMTPIQQGFSGYVPRELKDKYPEAKIRLQPGWCGFKGAGQLDPTDALFATLGRDFLEEEKKLYGTYGIYAADPFHESAPPVNTPEYLSAVGHAIYKLIKDFDPKAKWAMQAWSLREPIVKAVPQNDLIILDLNGEKIKGRKGFWGYPAVEGNLHNFGGRINMHGDLRLLASNQYMTALKQYPNVCGSGLFMEAIEQNPVYYDLAFEMPLHKGEVAIEEWLKQYANRRYGAVSPSAQQAMICLLEGPYRPGTNGTERSSIIAARPALNVKKSGPNAGLGIPYSPLLVIQAEGLLLKDADKLKNSEPYRFDVIDVQRQMMTNMGQVIHKRAAEAFLNRDKEAFALHSKRFLQMLEDVDELLRTRPEFNFDRWLTSARSWGDTEEEKNLLEYDATSLVTIWGADGDPSIFDYSWREWTGLIKGYYLPRWTKFYAMLQEHLDNGTTYSEEGLRQTHGREAFRANDFYSKLGDWELQFVSTPNKARTPIVQGDEIEIAGRMYKKYTALAKEYYQDFKADAIKDGKTYENLGE, via the coding sequence ATGAAAAAACCTTTGTTGTTATTATTGTGCCTGTTTACTGTAATAGGCTATGCCAAAGACCCGCACATTAAGGCTGTTTATGCCTTAATAGAGCGAGTCACACCCGGATATGGGAAACAGATCAAACTGCAATTGATCGACCCCGCCAATGGAGAGGATGTGTATGAAATCTCATCAGAAAAAGGGAAAGTCCTTTTGAAAGGGAATAATGCCATAGCCCTGTCCACTGCATTTAACCAATATCTGAAATATACGTGTAACGCGCATGTTTCATGGTTGGGTAATCAATTAAACTTACCTGAAAATCTTCCGCTTCCCCAAAAGACTATCCGTAATACGATCAATGGTAAATACAGGGTATACATGAATTATTGTACGGTCAGCTATACTGCTGCCTATTGGGATTGGGAACGTTGGCAACGCGAAATAGATTTCATGGCTATGAATTCTATCAATATGCCTTTGGCAACAGTAGGATTGGAAGCTGTATGGTATAACACGTTATTGAAACATCGGTTTACGGATGAAGAAGCTCGTCGTTTTTTAGCCGGTCCGGGACATGCTGCCTGGCAATGGATGCAAAATCTGCAAAGTTATGGAGGTCCGCTGCCTAAATCTTGGATCGATAAACATATTATCTTAGCTAAAAAGATAATAGACCGTGAAAGGGAATTAGGTATGACACCGATCCAACAAGGATTCTCCGGTTATGTTCCTCGTGAATTGAAAGATAAATATCCTGAAGCTAAAATTCGCCTGCAACCCGGTTGGTGCGGATTTAAAGGAGCAGGACAGCTTGATCCTACCGATGCGTTGTTTGCAACATTAGGCCGTGATTTTTTAGAGGAAGAAAAGAAACTTTATGGCACGTATGGAATATACGCAGCAGATCCGTTCCACGAGAGTGCACCTCCTGTCAATACTCCGGAGTATTTAAGCGCAGTAGGGCATGCCATATATAAATTAATCAAAGATTTCGACCCGAAAGCTAAATGGGCTATGCAGGCATGGAGTTTGCGGGAACCGATTGTAAAGGCTGTTCCTCAGAATGACCTGATTATTCTGGACTTAAATGGAGAAAAGATAAAGGGCCGCAAAGGCTTTTGGGGATACCCGGCTGTGGAAGGAAATTTGCATAACTTCGGCGGGCGTATTAATATGCATGGAGATTTGCGTTTGCTGGCCTCCAACCAATATATGACGGCTTTAAAACAGTATCCCAATGTTTGTGGCTCCGGTTTGTTTATGGAAGCTATTGAACAGAATCCTGTATATTATGATTTGGCATTTGAGATGCCTTTGCATAAAGGGGAAGTAGCCATTGAGGAATGGCTTAAGCAATATGCCAACCGACGTTATGGGGCTGTCTCTCCCTCGGCTCAGCAAGCTATGATTTGTTTATTGGAGGGACCTTATCGTCCCGGTACAAATGGTACCGAACGAAGTTCTATCATTGCTGCACGTCCTGCTCTTAATGTAAAAAAATCAGGGCCTAATGCAGGATTGGGAATTCCATATTCTCCTTTATTGGTCATTCAGGCCGAAGGTTTGTTACTCAAAGATGCCGATAAACTGAAGAATTCTGAACCTTATCGTTTTGATGTGATAGATGTCCAAAGGCAAATGATGACCAATATGGGACAAGTTATCCATAAAAGAGCTGCCGAAGCTTTCCTGAATAGAGACAAAGAGGCTTTCGCTTTGCATAGCAAACGCTTCTTGCAAATGCTGGAAGATGTGGACGAGCTGCTTCGTACACGTCCTGAATTTAATTTTGACCGTTGGCTGACATCTGCACGAAGTTGGGGGGATACGGAAGAAGAAAAGAACCTGTTAGAATATGATGCCACTTCCTTAGTCACTATTTGGGGGGCAGACGGAGATCCTTCTATTTTTGACTACTCATGGAGAGAATGGACGGGACTTATTAAAGGGTATTATTTGCCGCGTTGGACGAAGTTTTATGCCATGCTTCAGGAACATCTCGATAATGGAACAACCTATTCGGAGGAGGGATTACGTCAGACGCATGGACGAGAGGCTTTCCGTGCCAATGATTTTTATAGTAAACTGGGGGATTGGGAGTTGCAATTTGTATCTACCCCCAATAAGGCACGTACTCCAATTGTACAAGGGGATGAAATAGAAATTGCCGGTCGGATGTATAAGAAATATACTGCTTTGGCCAAAGAATATTACCAGGACTTCAAAGCGGATGCAATCAAAGACGGTAAAACGTATGAGAATCTAGGGGAATAA
- a CDS encoding UpxY family transcription antiterminator, with amino-acid sequence MIFQEKKSANAGPSCGTGEGVAHSKRWYVALVRMHHEKKVSERLSKMGIDSFVPVQQQIHQWSDRRKLVDTVLLPMMVFVHVTPKERMEVLSFSTVSRYMVMRGESTPAVIPDEQMARFRFMLDYSDEAVCMNDSPLARGEKVRVIKGPLSGLVGELVTVGGRSKIAVRLNMLGCACVDMPIGYVEPIHLINDTSKV; translated from the coding sequence ATGATTTTTCAAGAAAAGAAATCAGCAAATGCCGGGCCTAGTTGTGGGACAGGGGAAGGCGTAGCACACTCAAAACGTTGGTATGTCGCTCTCGTTCGTATGCATCACGAGAAGAAGGTATCCGAACGTTTATCCAAAATGGGAATTGATTCTTTTGTTCCCGTTCAGCAACAGATTCATCAATGGAGCGACCGCCGTAAGCTGGTGGATACCGTCTTACTTCCTATGATGGTGTTCGTTCATGTGACTCCCAAGGAGCGTATGGAAGTTCTTTCCTTTTCCACTGTCAGCCGTTATATGGTGATGCGTGGTGAAAGTACTCCTGCCGTAATTCCCGACGAGCAAATGGCCCGTTTCCGTTTCATGCTCGATTATTCTGATGAAGCCGTCTGTATGAATGACTCTCCTTTGGCCCGTGGTGAGAAGGTGCGTGTCATAAAAGGTCCTTTGAGCGGCCTTGTCGGCGAACTGGTGACTGTCGGTGGCCGGAGTAAGATTGCCGTCCGTTTGAATATGCTCGGCTGTGCCTGTGTCGATATGCCGATCGGTTATGTAGAACCTATTCACTTAATCAATGATACTTCGAAAGTTTAG